The Mercurialis annua linkage group LG7, ddMerAnnu1.2, whole genome shotgun sequence genome includes the window AAAAGTTTATCATAATTAGACCAAGCTTTTAAATGcgttaaaaattgaaaattgcaTAGTCTATTTTTAAaggttaaatataaaatatttaaatggtattgccaaaattaaaaatcgtaattaaaaagtttctttttaattaaaggaGTAGTTATTTTCTAAAGAATTAAGaagggaaaaaaattcaagatttGCTATGTGTAAAATTTACtaacgttttttctttttaacaatttacagtatgtttatttttagtattcTTCCACAAATTATAGCAAATTCAAATGCCTACATTTTTAACGGCATTTTAATAACACCTAGAATTTTACcgataataaataattaatcaataattttaacttttatggttctctaatattttttaaaattaaaataaaatactaaaattcaTAACATTTTCCTATATTTGACTAATCCCTAGTATTTTACAATGatactaaattttttaaggCTTAACCTATATAGAgatccctgtactttacacatttttttccgtaggtccttatatttcctttttgtattatttggtccctttacttacctatttttgatttttaggtcctttatgagttttttccgGTCCTTTTGTGtggctggaggaaacaaaaattgtaagtagagggactggagaaaacaaaaattgtaagtagagggactggaaaacACTCgcaaaggacctgaaaatcaaaaataggtaagtaaagggaccagataatacaaaaatgaagtataaggatctaccgaaaaaaaagtgtaaagtacagggacctctatatAGGTTTggccattttttaaattatatttttttctaatccatactaatttttaacatttaactacaatttatatttcaaattataattaataaaaaattcacTCACCTCTTGTATTCCTCAAAAAAATAGTACGTTGTCACACCTCTAAATTTCAACGTCTTACTCCAATAATCACAAATTACTAAAATCGCAAAtccaaacaaaaataaaatttagagaaTAGTGAGTATCTTTTTAATTTGCTAAAGGTAGAGGATAGTGGGTTTGGCTGTGCATTTTCAGCACGCCCAAACCCATAATTTATACAGGAGAGTCCACAATCACCCCTGTATGTGCATTGAGTGGGAATCATCCTTAATCACAATTAAAAAGAATTTGCAATTGTGAATTGCGGATTTTCCCACGAATCTGCTATTGAGGTGGAGGTACTaaatgagaattttttttatagagaaaTTATTCCATCAAAAATTCCTCACAGTTTAGCTCAATCTTGCAAAACAATGGTTTAtgcttttatgtttttatgattgAGTCTAAATTGTAGATTTGTACTCtgttgattatatatatatatatatttatattatgtatatattattatatattatgtatatatgtatatatgtggATAACGGCTAAACTATGTAAGCTCTAGTTTTaccatcaaaaaaaaaaaatgtaagctCTAGTTTctgaatgtttttattttatctatccaaaaaattaaaatttaaaaaatatttaaccaaaaaatcaaatatatatatattcagagcactaaattaaatttaaatcatcTATTTAGGTATTTTACTGAACATGTTATATACATTATAAGAAATTAATCTAAATGCGTAATAAATACAAACCTAcaatgatattattttatttactttaattttaatataatcaaTGTTGAAGTTTACAATATTATATTGGTGCATCTTCATTGAGCATGTATTGCTTTATTGACATTTTATAATAATGATGGTTCATATCAACGAGGTATAACTCAAGTTATATAAATGTTGgacaattttctattaaaatcacgtgttcaatttttttcacaaacgctctcactctccaattattaaaaaaaaaaaatagttatgattcataaaatttactattttattttttaaataagtaaaatttgttatatttattttaaattatattaaaattaaaaacattaaatgaaattttgaaatgtgcaattttttttaaattatactaagatattttaaatatttaaaaggaaACTAATAATATACATACAAAAATATTCTAGTAgaattaatatttcatttttatttttttaataattgtgaAGGAGGAGTACTTGGAGAAGGAATTAAATACACGACTTTAGCATAATaatgttttagttaaattaatataacttaaaaggtatttttattttttaattattatttaagaattttaattaataatttatataaataaaaattattttaaaataataaaaaacagtCAAATACGTTAAAAGATAagtcaactaattttttttttgccaaagataataatatataaatagaaaaaagaatGACCATTTCATGAAGAAAATGAGCCATTCTTTAAACAAATAAAGCAATGTGGATTTTGTGGTTATTATAAGAACCGTCCTAATACACATTCgtttaataaattaagttaTTCAAAACTTGAATAATTTGCTAATTGAACGGTAGCACGAAAAAAAGTAcaatattaagaaaaaaactTACGAGTAGTAACTATAGGCATAACGTAAATTGTACCTTATGAGTGTAAATATAGTTAACATAGATGAAGAGGCCATCTATGAATAACTCTCTCAACATATTATACTTgttcatatattataaaaaataataaataaaaaatagtttaaagtaACATATCTGATTTTTTGAATTATCTACTGAGGATTGAAGTTAGAGGGGCCGTTTAAGAGGCCCCTCTTTTATAGAAGAgttttcattataaaaaaaactcatctgatatttaaaagaaaaaattaatagtaatttaCTCAATGcatttatttattcaaaattacAGGAATCAAAAATCGAGTTTTTATGTTCCTTTTTATACTGCTTTTTagacaaattaaaatcaatttattttcaaaatagtattcaattttcttttttgtgatttagttAAGAGATTCGATTGTGGTGTTTTTGATAgttgttttatcaaatttagGCTCCAAAtctaaaacattttgatttatctGGTTCTTTTTGGTTCTGTCAATGGTTTTCAAGTCCCTTACCTTATACCCTATACAGATGCTTTTTATGTGGCTTAATTTCTTGATGCAAAAGGGTGTTACTTTTTCTCCACTCTATAATTACTGATTTGTGGAGTTTGGGGTCTCTCATTACCCAAATCTCTCTTCAAAAACTGGTTTCTTGGTTTTCACCAGCAATATTGGCAATTTCGTATATGCTTGAAACGATTGATGTGAAATTTTTGCTGCTATAAACTCATTGTCTACCACGAAGGGTCTTAAGCTTGATTGAAATGGTTTGCAAGTGAGCATTCCATTAGGTATTTAAAATGCAAGTAACTGAATTCCGTTACTATTTCTTTGAGATAAGCTGGATGGAGTCCAACAGGAGTCAACTAATTTATTAGTATCATACAAACAGCATCATTATTtctcataaaataatttattagtcCATATATTATAGTATGATGGCACTTGGAGTAAAATTAGAGGCTTCCTATAATAGATGTACTACCCTTGTTCATATGTAATATAATCGCAAAGGTCGTACAGTTGCAAAGATGAGAATtaaaaaatcgtaaaaaagataaattttcaCTTGAAGAGTATAAATGAAAAGCAGTGGAATAAAACAAGTATGTATGTAAATAACCCAAACAATTTCCAATTTAAGGCCTTGCCGCCGGAGATATAGGAGGTGGCCACATGCGAAGCCCCATTGTGTAAGTAGCAGTGGCACAATGAATCAAATCATTCTCAGACTCGTACTCCAAATTCAAGGTTTTGGTCCTTAAATTACAAGTAACAACATACTGTTTTTCATACTTATTGGCAGTAAAACAGCGTATTGGTCCAGCCCGCAAATATAGAATATTGTGATCATATGGATGGATGGTAAGCACGTCGTCGATGAACACATCGTCTATCCAACGACGGCCATGGCAGATGTATTGATGCAACAGAAATTCGCACTTAAGTCTCCACTCCGGCTGTTGCTTGTTGTTCAAGTAATTGAGTTGCCACATTTTCAGAGTCAGGTCTTCCAATTGACAAACGTAGAAATACCCACCGGATAAAACAGGTAAGAATTgtgaatatttttcaaaatcaccAGGAGGATCAATGATGAAAACGAAGCTGTTTTTACTCAAATCGTAAACCACAATTTGATTGTCTAATGTGCCATGCCAATGCAGGAGTCCCCGGTAGTAGATGGCCGGAGTCCGAGTGTGGTACCAAGTAAAGGATTTCGGAGATGTCCCGGTGGTCAAACGTGCCCATTTTCCGGTTTTTGAAGAAAATACGTCCACTGTAAAGCTGGACAGTTCTTTCTCACCGGTAACCGGAGGAAGAACACGAACCACTTTGAACTTGGCCTTGGACGAGGAGAAACCGGTTACGGCCAAACCGAGATATATATGGACTGACTCGTCTGATTCGAAGAGAGGAGGCGGCGGAGGGAGAGCAATCCAACGCTTGGTGATGGGGCTGCAAACGTAATACACCGTCTGATCTTGAATTTTCAGATCTGCCGTGCACAAGAAGACACCCTTGCATGAACCCGCAATAAAACGAGTTGGGTTTTCTTGTATGGAACTGAAGAACGGTaagaaatcaaaagaaaactGTTGCTTATAGTCTGAAGGAATGACGAACATATGATTAAATATGCATTTAACCACAGCTCCACCCTCCCGAATTTTTTTCCGATGATCGGAACGGCGGCGGCGAGTAAAACACTTGATGAAATTAGGACTTGAAATTAGGTTTTGCCATTTTTTGCAGACGGACTTACACCGGAAGGCGGATTCACAAGGAATTCTATGCAGAATCTCCACCAACAAATCATCCGACAATATTCTGTTTATACACGCATCTGTTTTCTTTCTTTCGCCGGCCATTCAAACACAGATACTGAGATAAACAATTGTTTTTCGGTTCCCATCAAGGAGTTCGTGCGTGTATATATAGAGAACTAAACCATAGTCCAATTACAACTCATCCGAGAGAAACCAAACCCTAATAGGACGACCTTAAAATCCCCTGCAAACGGTTCCTAGTTTTAATCTTCCAACTTTTAATCTCATCCGTTCAAGATCgtttctaattatatttttttccaatttaataGCAAAACAAATTATTAACTTAATTCCAAGTTGTGACGCGGAAAAGGACCCTGTTAATGGTTTGGCATGTGAGGCAAATGGGTGTTCTGATGACGTTGAAACCTTACTATATATTCTTATGCTGAAATTATCGGCAATGGAACCTCAACTGTTTCTGATGCTGAAACTGGAAAGGGCTTTGTAGCTGCTATCAATAATAGTCTTGAAATTTGAGAATTTATTAATCGGGAAATCTGAAAATGCAGATGCTTTGTATTTATGTGTATATTTGTTATCACTATACCAAATTACGACTTTCCCGGCTAATTATTAGGGATGGTTTTAATAAGTGCCACTAACTTATAAAACGTGAGACTTAACGGCATTATTTTGAATTTCGTAGATATATAGAGGCGGTTTAAAGCGTCTCTACGTTTATTAAGGGTGAAAAAGGAAACTTTCAAATTTCTTTCACGATGCTCACTCTCTTATCACATTTTAACATTTTCACAGCATTCAAATGTTTTCTCTTCGATCCTTTTTGTTCCTTTTCAACCATATTATAACAATCCATGGATGATTCAAAGATTAATTGATTCAGCGATACACAATCTTCTTCTTTGCTGATTTGTTCATCGATTTAGAAATCTATAGTGGTGCTCAAAATCCGTGGGAATCGATTGTGAGGTTAGTAGCGAGATTAAAACTGATTTTGACTTTGTTTTAGGTTTTAAtccattgattttgttttgttttaggttttaatccactgattttgattttgttttaggtTTTAATCCActggttttgattttgttttaggtTTTAGCTTACTCTCCTCTTCCATTTGCAGATTTTATTTTCCACTCTCCATCTCTCTTTATCACTTCGGTCAGATCAAGGTAGTTTTTCTTTTGTACTGTAAGAAAAACTCTAGCGTTTTTTGATAGATTTGAGAAATCCCAGAACTTAATATGTAGCTCTAAATGCGGAATCAGTTTTGATTCATTTTCTCTGATATTCGTTTCCGATGAATCTGGATGCCGTGGTAATCACCagtttataatttcaatttgtttttattttaggttttgatgaattgattttgattttgcaaTCACCACTCTATAATTTCAATTAGGTTTTATTTTAGGTTTTGATAAATTCTTTCATAGTAGgtttaaaagaatttatatGCATAAGTTGAAAGTTCTAAAGTGTCAGTTGCACATCATATTTATCATTTCTCTCAATCAATTTCAATTTGTTTAGCcttttaatatttagtatgtaGCTCATAATGGTAGATTATCAGCTCAGTTGTTCCTCTTGATGTTCATTTTTTGTTGGCTTTTCCCAGCTTATTCAAGTGGCCTTACTGTTGTTGTAGTCCATAAAATaagttgaaaatattttaaacaatgGAAACACCTCATTCCTGATCAAAGTTAACCTTTATATTATATACGAGTGGCTCTTCTTtacctttgttttgttttataatttgtattttgTTAAATTGCCTATGCAGGCAATAATTCTAGCATTAAATGCCTCATACTTCCTGAAAGTCGGTGGCCATTTTGTTATTTCAATAAAGGTCAGCTTCTCGACATTCCTATGTGACTCATTTAGCTTTTGATTCTTAGACTGCAATTATAAATCTAAATGGTTATATTCTACAGGCGAACTGTATTGACTCTACTGTTCAGGTAGCGGCTGTGTTTGAAAGTGAAGTAAAAAAGACGGCCTAGTGCAGTTCAAGCCTTCCGAACAGGTGACTCTCGAGCCATTTGAGCGAGACCATGCTTGTGTTATCGGTGGCTATAGGATGTCAAAGAAGCATATAAATTCTTTAACACTGATAAATATGATGTTCATTCTCTTGTGACAATTATTATGGATATTGATCTATGTGTTATTTGAAGTGATAATGTTTAATTTTGCtacattaactaattaattttttgttctcTTTGTTTTAGGAATTCAGAGCAGATATTGCTACAGTCTTCACCGCTGAAGTGAGTCATTGATCTTTATCGTTCTTTAACATCTTTTTGTTTGCTTTTATGGCTTGAAATTTTATTGGCTATCAATCTGATTT containing:
- the LOC126656680 gene encoding F-box protein At5g49610-like, with protein sequence MAGERKKTDACINRILSDDLLVEILHRIPCESAFRCKSVCKKWQNLISSPNFIKCFTRRRRSDHRKKIREGGAVVKCIFNHMFVIPSDYKQQFSFDFLPFFSSIQENPTRFIAGSCKGVFLCTADLKIQDQTVYYVCSPITKRWIALPPPPPLFESDESVHIYLGLAVTGFSSSKAKFKVVRVLPPVTGEKELSSFTVDVFSSKTGKWARLTTGTSPKSFTWYHTRTPAIYYRGLLHWHGTLDNQIVVYDLSKNSFVFIIDPPGDFEKYSQFLPVLSGGYFYVCQLEDLTLKMWQLNYLNNKQQPEWRLKCEFLLHQYICHGRRWIDDVFIDDVLTIHPYDHNILYLRAGPIRCFTANKYEKQYVVTCNLRTKTLNLEYESENDLIHCATATYTMGLRMWPPPISPAARP